One stretch of Streptomyces sp. R21 DNA includes these proteins:
- a CDS encoding ScbR family autoregulator-binding transcription factor, with protein sequence MAADSSSREARAARTTTAPRHKDTGLKQERAVRTRGQVLGAAAEAFATKGFPAVTVMDVAELAGVTKGAVYFHFANKEALAQAVAEEFYHQLEVIKQNVQGSDLSPLDAVTELLVRTALAFRDDITVQAGARLQIERALIGADMPMPYRDYTESLTGRFQQAREEGQLPADSDPDVIARVLVSAFFGAQHISWVLNDRADITDRVEEILRTVVPRASARNAEGAAYADVVSE encoded by the coding sequence ATGGCCGCGGACAGCAGTTCCCGAGAGGCCCGGGCCGCCCGGACCACCACCGCTCCCCGGCACAAGGACACCGGCCTCAAGCAGGAGCGCGCCGTACGCACGCGCGGGCAGGTGCTCGGCGCGGCGGCCGAGGCGTTCGCGACGAAGGGGTTCCCCGCGGTCACCGTCATGGACGTGGCCGAACTCGCCGGTGTCACCAAGGGAGCCGTCTACTTCCACTTCGCCAACAAGGAGGCGCTCGCCCAGGCCGTGGCCGAGGAGTTCTACCACCAGCTCGAAGTGATCAAGCAGAACGTGCAGGGGTCCGACCTGTCCCCGCTCGACGCCGTGACCGAACTCCTCGTCCGCACGGCCCTCGCCTTCCGCGACGACATCACGGTCCAGGCGGGCGCCCGGCTGCAGATCGAGCGCGCGCTCATCGGCGCCGACATGCCGATGCCGTACCGGGACTACACCGAGTCGCTCACCGGCCGGTTCCAACAGGCCCGGGAGGAGGGCCAGTTGCCCGCCGACTCCGACCCGGACGTCATCGCGCGGGTCCTGGTCTCCGCCTTCTTCGGCGCCCAGCACATCTCGTGGGTCCTGAACGACCGGGCGGACATCACCGATCGCGTCGAGGAGATCCTGCGGACCGTGGTCCCGCGTGCGTCGGCCCGGAACGCCGAAG